Sequence from the bacterium genome:
AATTTGTTAATATTTTTTAAGATAGACAGTACTGCCTGTCTTCAGGAGATAAAGTCTCAATATATAGCTCTATGGCTTCTTTAATATTTGCAAGAACCTCTTCAAATGTGTCTCCCTGACTATGGCATCCTTTTAATTCCGGACAAAA
This genomic interval carries:
- a CDS encoding type II toxin-antitoxin system HicB family antitoxin produces the protein MKVNIVIEKDQNGYYSFCPELKGCHSQGDTFEEVLANIKEAIELYIETLSPEDRQYCLS